In the Cerasicoccus sp. TK19100 genome, CCTGCCGGGACATAAATATCGGTGTAACCAAAGAGCTCATCAGTATACAGACCGAAACTGTCACCAGCACTCACCGCATTAGCAAAGGGCACATTAGAATTAAATAAGCGATGGAGAACCGGAAGTTCGTAATTTTGATCACCGATGTCCACCGAACGAAAGAATCCTTGATCAGCGACAGTGCTGAAGACCTGACTCACCGAGGTGGGTCCCATGAAAGAACCATAAAGCGTCAGGCCTGATACATTCAGTGTGCCTGAGGCTGAAATAACAACATCCGGTCCGACTTGCGAGAAGTTAATCACCAGAGCCCCGTTAGCCATTTGACAGGAGAAAAAACTGGTCAGTGCCAGCACAGTAGTATTGAAAGCAGCTCTCATTAGCAGTTCGATTTGCCCCAAACGAACAGGTCCGTCAAGACCTAGCGGTAAAGAATTATCAACTAGGGTGAAGTTTAGGAAAATTGCATCATAATTCTAGGGTTACGACACCAACTCGGGCGGTTAAAATTGCATAAACCCTTGCCATCACTCCCCGTGGGCGGGTATCACGCACCATGGCCTCCCCGGAACGACAACTCACCGTGCGCGCCATCGCAACCGGCGTCTTGCTGGGCGCGTTGCTGGCCCCGTGCAATATCTACACCGGTCTGAAGATTGGCTTTTCGTTCAATATGTCCATCGCTGCGGCCTTGGTCAGCTACGCCTTTTGGAACAGCCTCGCGCACTTCGGCAAGTCGCCACGCTGGGGCTTATTGGAGAACAATATCAACCAGACCGCGGCCTCGGCGGCGGCCTCGATTTTGTCTGCAGGATTGGTTGCACCGATCCCCGCGCTCCAATTGATCAGCGGAGAACCGTTTCATTATCCCATGCTGGTCGCGTGGGTGTTCGTGGTCAGCTTTGCGGGTATTATATGTGCGCTTGCCGTGCGTCGACAAATGCTCGACCGCGACGGCCTGCCCTTCCCCAACGGCGTTGCCACCGCTGAGACCATTACCGAGATATACTCACGTGGCAAGGAAGCCGCCTACCGCATCAAGCTGCTGATGGCGGCGGGCATCATCGCTGGTGGCGTCAAGCTGTGGGATGCCTTCATCTTCAAGATCACCCTCCCCCAACTCCCGGCAAGCTGGGGCTATGCCGCGCCGCCCAATGTCGTGCAAAAAGGACTGGATTTCATTAGCTGGCGCGCGATTGGGCTGAACCTTTCGCCATCGCTGTTGCTCTATGGCTTTGGCGCGATTGTCGGACCACGCGTGGGCATCTCACTGCTGCTGGGCACGATAATCGGCTGGATGATTCTCCCGCGCGAGCTGCTCGCCGAAGGCTGGATCGAGCCCGCACTCGACGGCCTTTGGTATGGCAAAATTTACGAGTGGACCATCTGGCCGGGCGTCACACTGATGGCGGCTGCGGCACTCATGTCGTTCTTCATTTCGCTGGCACGCATCTTTTGGCAAAAACAGCAGGCTGAGACCGCCGCCGAAGCGGCCGCCGTCGACGAAAACGCCGACTACGAACCCGGTGGCGAACGCCATTTCCCACGCAGCTGGTTTATTGCGGGCTGCGTCATTGCGTTGATCTTAAGCGTCATTGCGCAACAGGCGTTCTTCGATATCCCCATTTGGCTCGGCGCGGTGGCGTTTATGTTATCGTTTGTCCTGGCCATTATCGCAGGCCGCGTCTCTGGAGAAACCGGCATCCCGCCCATCGGTGCACTGGGTAAGATCACACAGGTCACCTTTGGCTTTCTGGCACCAGCCAATACTACCATCAACCTGATGGCCGCCAATGTGACCGGTGGTGCGGCGGGCCAATGCTCGGACATGCTGCACGATTTAAAGACCGGCAAGCTCATCGGTGCCAACATGAAGGCCCAGGCCATCGCCCAGGTATTTGGCATCATTTCCGGCTCTATCGCTGGTTGCGCCGCGTATAAAATCCTGATCAGCGACCCACAAAAGCAGCTCCTCACCGAAGAATGGCCGGCACCTGCCGTGGCGGCCTGGAAGACGATTGCCGAAGTGCTCGCCGAGGGCTTTCACGCCGTGCCCGAGGGCGCAACATCCGCCATGGCGATAGCAGGTGTCATTGGCATCATTTTGGCCGTCGCCGAGGCGATGTTACCCGAAAAAGCCAAAGTCTTCGTGCCCAGCGCATCATCGCTCGGCTTTGCGTTAATTATCCCGCCGTTTATTAACATAGCGATGTTCCTCGGCTCGATGATCGGCGTCATCGCCAAGCTCATTAACAAGCATTGGGCGGCAAAATACGTTATCGTGATCGCGGCCGGGCTGGTAGCTGGCGAGAGCCTTGCCGGCGTTATCGATGCGCTGGCCCAGTTCCTGGGATTGAAGGGATAAGGCCCGGATGTGTATCGGATTGCTGGGAAGGATCGCGACGAAGATGGCGCAGCAATTTCCACATTCGCTTACAATCTATCTTAATTAAGAAAGGCGGTTCTTTGGGCCACACGATAGATGCGCGGGATTTTTGAATAGTCGTAGATCGTAAGCGAATGTGGAAATTGCTGCGCCATCTTCGTCGCGATCCGTCGTCCCCGGATGCAACCGCAGGTTGCCTACTCGGCTTTGAGCTCGCGGCCCATCAGGTTTTTGACGGCTTCCACGGGGGCGGCACCTTCGTAGCAGACGCGGTAAATTTCGCCCAAGATTGGTGCATCGACGCCGGCCTTCGAGGCAATTTCTTTGACGCACTGCGCGGCCCAGTAGCCTTCGACCACCGTTTTGCGGCCTTCGAGCAACTTACTAATGCCCTGCCCCTGCGCGATGGCTTCGCCAAAGGTGCGGTTGCGGCTCCACTCGCCGTTGCAGGTGGCCACGAGGTCACCGAAGCCACTGAGCCCGTAAAAGGTTTCCGGTTTACCGCCTACGGAGGCACCCAAGCGAACGAGTTCTGCCAGCGCACGCGTCAGGAACGCGGCCTTGGCGTTGTCACCCAGCTTGAGCCCATCGCAGAGCCCCGCGCCGATCGCGTAAACATTCTTGAGGCAACCGCCGAGCTCCACACCGCGCAGATCGTTGCTGCGGTAAACGCGCAGGCTCTCACTGCTGATCGCGTGTTGGGCGTCGGTTAGCTGGTCGATATCGCCCTCGGCGGCCAGGACGATGGCCGTGGGGTTGCCCGCCGCCACTTCACCCGCAAAGGTCGGGCCCGAGAGCACAGCGGCGGTCAGCTCGGGCAGCACTTCCTGGATGATTTCTGCCGGCGCGCGCAGGCTTGAGCGCTCATAGCCCTTGCACAAAGCGATGGCCATCTTGAGCTGCACCGCGCCCGCGAGCGCAGGGCGGATTTTCTCGCAAAGCTCGCGCAATCCCGTGGACGGACAAGCCAGGATCACGTAATCGGCCTCCATGAGCACGGGGGCAATCTCGCAGCCGATCTGGATATCGTGCGGCAAGCGGTAGCCCGGCAGGTAGTCCTTGTTTTCCCGGTCGGAAGCCAATGCAAGGGCGTGCTCCATGCGGCGGGGCGCGAGGGTGACGCGCCGCCCTGCCCGGTGTAAACTAATGGCCATAGCCGTGCCCCAGGCACCGGCACCAAGTATCGCAAAATTCATGCACGGAACTAAACACGGCGAGCCTTGAGAGTCGCGCAAATTTTTTAATCGGATAAGAATTCTTACAAATCCGATGCTCCCGGCAGATTGGTCTGGAACACGCTTTAACAAATTCACACTGTGTTTCAAACGCTCTGGTTTTCATGAGTGCACACTACGACATCGCCATCGTCGGCGGCGGGATCATTGGTCTCGCCTGCGCCTACTACTTACGCCAAGCCGGGCGCGAGGTGTGCGTGGTGGACCAGGGGCGCATCGGCCGTGGCGCTTCCCACGCCAACTGCGGGCTCGTGACACCCAGCCACGCTCTGCCGCTCACTCAGCCGGGCATGGTCACGAAAGGGCTCAAGTGGATGCTCCGCGGCGACTCCCCCTTCTACATCAAGCCCGACCTCGATCTGGGCAAATTCCTCTGGCTGCTCAAGTTCGCCAATCGCTGTAACACCGGCGACATGCTGGCCGCAATGCACGGGCGCAAAGCCATCCTCGACAGTTCCCGCCAGCTTTACGACGAGCTTTTTGCCGCGCACGATATGGACTGCGAGTGGCACGACGAGGGCGTGCTCTTCGTTTTCAAGCACGCGGCGGGTATGCACGGCTATGAGCAGACCAACGCCCTGCTCGCCGAGCACAACCTCGCCGCCACGCCGCTAACCGGCACCGCGCTCCACCAGCGCGAGCCCGCACTGCTCGACGATGTTTACGGTGCCTGGCACTACCCGATGGACGCCCACTTGAAGCCGGATAAGCTCGTTAGCGAATGGCTGCGCGTTATCCGTGAAATGGGCGTCACCATCCGCGAAGACTTTCGCGTGGGCGGGATTGATCGCCACACGCTTTATGCCGCGCGGGATGAAATTCACGCCGACCGGATCATCCTCGCAACCGGTGCGTGGTCAGCCAAGCTCAACCGCGCCCTCGGCTGCCGCATCCCCATCGAGCCCGGCAAAGGCTACAGCATGACCTTTACCCAGCCGAGGCAGCCGGTGAAAATCCCCTGCCTTTTCCAAGAGGTAAAGATGGTCGCCACTCCCTTTGACACCGGTTACCGCCTTGGCGGCACCATGGAGTTTGCCGGCTTCGATGAGTCGATCAACGAGACCCGCCTCGGCGCGATCCGCCGCAGCGCCGGGCAATACCTCCGTGAGCCCGAGGGTGCCGAAATTACCGAAACCTGGCACGGCTGGCGCCCCATGACGTGGGACGGCCTCCCGATCATCGACCAGGCCCCGCGCCGACCGCACATTCTGATTGTCGCCGGGCACAACATGCTCGGCCTTAGCATGGCTCCGGCCACCGGCAAGCTCGCAGCCGAGCTGATTACGGGTGAGGCCCCTCACATCGACCGTGAGCCCTACCGCTACGCCCGCAAATTTGCCTAGGCGCCCACCGAGCCCTAGTTCCAGCAGCCTGAAGGGCTGCCAATACGTAGCGAGGGGCAACGTCCCTCGAACAAACGCCTCATCAAGCTCAAGGCTGGAGGCCTTGTCCTAATCACCCCGGCAACCCGCGCATTGGACAAGGCCTCCAGCCTTGCCAACGGCCCCAACACGTAACGAGGGGCGTTGCCCCTCGCTACGTAGGATAAGCCCGTTGGGCTTACGCCGCCCATCCGACAAACGCGCTCCCCATACGGTAGCCCGAACCCACTGTCAGCAACTCGCGCCTTTCATCCAGGCGCTCAAATGACCGCCGCTGTTTGCCGTGGACGCAAGGCCGGTATCGAAACGGCCCCCCTTTGACTTGGAAGAGGTATTTTTACCGCAAATATGGCTCGTCTGGCCGAAAATATGGCTCGTCTGGTCGAAATAATCGCTCATCTTGTTGATAAAATGGTCCGTCCACTTGCTGGAATGGATCAACTTGTTAAAAAAATGACGCAAATAGTTGATGGAAGGCTCTGTCGAGTCGCCCGCAAGGCTGATCATGTGCGTTAATGTTGCATACAATCGAGAGGATATGTTCTTCGTCGTGCTGGCGGATCGCGACGAAGATGGCGAAGCAATTTCCACATTCGCTTACTATCTATCTATTTTACACTACGTTTTGGCAGAAAGATGGAGTGGTAGGAGAGATGGATGAGCCGGTTGCCGACGAATGTGTCAGGGTGGCGTATGAGGTAGCTAATTTTTTCTAGATAGATAGTAAGCGAATGTGGAAATTGCTTCGCCATCTTCGTCGCGATCCGCCACTCCATCGCATTCCATCTACACCCGCTGTCCCCGCCGCTTGCCCAGCGCATCACCTCGATTTTTCCGGTTTCATGTAAGAGTTTCCGTTGCTATTGCGACGCAAAGGGATATTGAAAGAAAAGGTCTTACATTTCCCCCTTCGTTCACTCACTGCATTATGACACCCAAAGTCCTTATTGTCGGCGCCGGCCCGGTTGGCCTCTGTCTCGCGTGCGAGCTGGCGCGCTATAACGTGCCGTTCCGCCTGATCGAAAAACGCCCTGAGCCCTCCAAGAACAGCAAGGCGCTCGGCGTGCATGCGCGCTCGCTGGAAATGCTCGAAGACATGGGCATCGTCGAGCGCTTTATCGAGCGCGGGCTCAAGGTGCACCGAATCAATTTTTACGCCGAGGGCAAGCAGCTGACCCACGTCAACCTCAGCGAAGTGGACAGCCCGTTTAACTTCACCCTCGACATCCCCCAGAGCCAGACGGAGGGCCTTTTCATCGAGCGACTCAAGGAGCTCGGGCACGAGGTGGAGCGCTACGTGGAGCTGCAATCGCTAGAACTTTACGAGGATGGCGTCGAGGTGGAGCTGCTCAAGAAAGGCGGCGTCATCGAGAAGAAAGCCTACCCCTACGTGGTCGGCTGCGACGGCGCACACAGCGTGGTGCGACACCAGTTGGGCCTCGACTTCAAGGGTGAGGCGTATGAGGAAAATTTCGTCCTCGCCGATGTGCACATCGACTGGGGCCTGGCCCCCGACGAGATGCACATGTTCTTCCACGGCGACGGTTTCGTCATCCTCTTTCCAATGAAGGAAAAGCGCTACCGCGTCGTGGCGACCGACCGCAGCAAAACCGAGCCTGAGCTGGATGAAGCCTACTTTCAGCGCCTGCTCGATGACCGCACCAAGCACCAAAGCCACGTCAGCGAGGGCGTGTGGTTTTCCAATTTCAAGATCCACCACCGCATCGTGGAGAACTACCGGCATGGGCGGGTGTTCCTCGCCGGGGACGCCGCGCACATCCACAGCCCGGCCGGGGGCCAGGGCATGAACACCGGCATGCAGGACGCCTACAACCTCGCTTGGAAGCTCGCCCTGAAGCTGCAGGACAAGTGCGACCTGCTCGACAGCTATTCGCCCGAGCGCCTACCCGTGGGCAATGACGTCGTCGAGCTAACGGACCGGATGACCAAGGTCGCCACGCTACAAAATCCCGTGGGTGCCGCCATCCGCAACCGGCTCATGCCCATCGTCGCCAGCCTCGGCGTCGTGCAGCACAAAATGGTCGACTCCATTGAGGAGGTGAACGTCCACTACCGCGAGACAAAGTGGGTCGACGAATTCATGGGCGAGATCAACACCAGCTCGCGAGCCCCCTTTTCCCACGGTCCTCAGCCCGGTGACCGCGCGCCGGACGCCATCGTCACCCACAGCGTCAGCGGGAAGCCCATGCGACTCTATGATATCTTCAACGGCCCGCATTACACGCTACTTCTCTTTACCCACAGCGATGCCAAGGAAGAGCAGATGGTCCGCCTGAAGGCCGCCGCACAAAGCGCTGAAG is a window encoding:
- a CDS encoding PEP-CTERM sorting domain-containing protein; translated protein: MLALTSFFSCQMANGALVINFSQVGPDVVISASGTLNVSGLTLYGSFMGPTSVSQVFSTVADQGFFRSVDIGDQNYELPVLHRLFNSNVPFANAVSAGDSFGLYTDELFGYTDIYVPAGFTSGTINGTMTMANTDLTSLDVNPLALVSWGPGSDQALSITVGASVIPEPSIYLAIFGFAGLGLLLWQRRKKATTTKS
- a CDS encoding OPT family oligopeptide transporter, producing MASPERQLTVRAIATGVLLGALLAPCNIYTGLKIGFSFNMSIAAALVSYAFWNSLAHFGKSPRWGLLENNINQTAASAAASILSAGLVAPIPALQLISGEPFHYPMLVAWVFVVSFAGIICALAVRRQMLDRDGLPFPNGVATAETITEIYSRGKEAAYRIKLLMAAGIIAGGVKLWDAFIFKITLPQLPASWGYAAPPNVVQKGLDFISWRAIGLNLSPSLLLYGFGAIVGPRVGISLLLGTIIGWMILPRELLAEGWIEPALDGLWYGKIYEWTIWPGVTLMAAAALMSFFISLARIFWQKQQAETAAEAAAVDENADYEPGGERHFPRSWFIAGCVIALILSVIAQQAFFDIPIWLGAVAFMLSFVLAIIAGRVSGETGIPPIGALGKITQVTFGFLAPANTTINLMAANVTGGAAGQCSDMLHDLKTGKLIGANMKAQAIAQVFGIISGSIAGCAAYKILISDPQKQLLTEEWPAPAVAAWKTIAEVLAEGFHAVPEGATSAMAIAGVIGIILAVAEAMLPEKAKVFVPSASSLGFALIIPPFINIAMFLGSMIGVIAKLINKHWAAKYVIVIAAGLVAGESLAGVIDALAQFLGLKG
- a CDS encoding NAD(P)H-dependent glycerol-3-phosphate dehydrogenase — its product is MNFAILGAGAWGTAMAISLHRAGRRVTLAPRRMEHALALASDRENKDYLPGYRLPHDIQIGCEIAPVLMEADYVILACPSTGLRELCEKIRPALAGAVQLKMAIALCKGYERSSLRAPAEIIQEVLPELTAAVLSGPTFAGEVAAGNPTAIVLAAEGDIDQLTDAQHAISSESLRVYRSNDLRGVELGGCLKNVYAIGAGLCDGLKLGDNAKAAFLTRALAELVRLGASVGGKPETFYGLSGFGDLVATCNGEWSRNRTFGEAIAQGQGISKLLEGRKTVVEGYWAAQCVKEIASKAGVDAPILGEIYRVCYEGAAPVEAVKNLMGRELKAE
- a CDS encoding NAD(P)/FAD-dependent oxidoreductase, with the translated sequence MSAHYDIAIVGGGIIGLACAYYLRQAGREVCVVDQGRIGRGASHANCGLVTPSHALPLTQPGMVTKGLKWMLRGDSPFYIKPDLDLGKFLWLLKFANRCNTGDMLAAMHGRKAILDSSRQLYDELFAAHDMDCEWHDEGVLFVFKHAAGMHGYEQTNALLAEHNLAATPLTGTALHQREPALLDDVYGAWHYPMDAHLKPDKLVSEWLRVIREMGVTIREDFRVGGIDRHTLYAARDEIHADRIILATGAWSAKLNRALGCRIPIEPGKGYSMTFTQPRQPVKIPCLFQEVKMVATPFDTGYRLGGTMEFAGFDESINETRLGAIRRSAGQYLREPEGAEITETWHGWRPMTWDGLPIIDQAPRRPHILIVAGHNMLGLSMAPATGKLAAELITGEAPHIDREPYRYARKFA
- a CDS encoding FAD-dependent monooxygenase, translating into MTPKVLIVGAGPVGLCLACELARYNVPFRLIEKRPEPSKNSKALGVHARSLEMLEDMGIVERFIERGLKVHRINFYAEGKQLTHVNLSEVDSPFNFTLDIPQSQTEGLFIERLKELGHEVERYVELQSLELYEDGVEVELLKKGGVIEKKAYPYVVGCDGAHSVVRHQLGLDFKGEAYEENFVLADVHIDWGLAPDEMHMFFHGDGFVILFPMKEKRYRVVATDRSKTEPELDEAYFQRLLDDRTKHQSHVSEGVWFSNFKIHHRIVENYRHGRVFLAGDAAHIHSPAGGQGMNTGMQDAYNLAWKLALKLQDKCDLLDSYSPERLPVGNDVVELTDRMTKVATLQNPVGAAIRNRLMPIVASLGVVQHKMVDSIEEVNVHYRETKWVDEFMGEINTSSRAPFSHGPQPGDRAPDAIVTHSVSGKPMRLYDIFNGPHYTLLLFTHSDAKEEQMVRLKAAAQSAEDTLGDWVNCAYISGRKPPKLLNERSVYLDARSTAHKNYGVSASQALYLIRPDGYIGFRSMPINLEALEVYWKKLGLR